Proteins found in one Brachypodium distachyon strain Bd21 chromosome 5, Brachypodium_distachyon_v3.0, whole genome shotgun sequence genomic segment:
- the LOC100834383 gene encoding uncharacterized protein LOC100834383: MARRGRDRILHRRRRRPQAAHDDNRISALSDDLLLVILRRLDTRTALGAGLFSRRWARLVRELPAIDFRVDDILPPRYRRLVHLHRASKVTDLHYIVGTAKVEEAMPDIRRHERRAMRALTSSVENFLGAQPADDILCRRKVNRLRVEFFATNNTGCINRLITKAIDAWGLDDLEAIAKPIYWQNPTIHAFPSQGLCEEQLSASRLRSLKLGGCMMLPPLHQHGALTTLVLQDLPMSTPESAYEGIFTSCPQLQVLHLISCQCVDVGELIVDAPMSEMRELVVDKCDLFTRIGLWALPRLERLASLGTRVRFESTSFPCLRQCNIALCLGDRHDPTRQYFASRTRLKLGMFLGCTPDITDLVIRFTGADRWIGPSSSSPSSSMLPSLRRLLIADVPRSWDVSWPRLLLETAPCLEILHIHIALPGEEEDELSGEIPWQPTMLAHHHLREFVMVGFEGTVRQLYLVRFVLGVCCTALRHVGMFKKGQVRDKGHWDWEMVTQQHSEWTDEEKDNTLKQIMTGIPSCSSTASQFQLVLV; encoded by the coding sequence ATGGCCAGGAGAGGCAGGGATCGAATCctgcaccggcgccggcgccggccgcagGCGGCGCATGATGATAATCGGATTAGCGCCCTCTCCGAcgatctcctcctcgtcatcttGCGCCGTCTCGACACCCGCACGGCGCTCGGCGCCGGGCTGTTCTCCAGGCGCTGGGCTCGCCTCGTTCGGGAGCTCCCAGCAATTGACTTCAGAGTCGACGACATACTCCCGCCGCGCTACCGCCGATTGGTCCACCTCCACCGCGCCAGCAAGGTGACCGATTTACATTACATAGTCGGCACGGCCAAGGTGGAGGAAGCCATGCCTGACATCAGGAGGCACGAGCGCCGCGCCATGCGCGCCTTGACCAGCTCCGTAGAGAACTTCTTGGGCGCTCAACCGGCCGACGACATCCTCTGCCGCCGCAAGGTCAACAGGCTGAGGGTAGAGTTCTTCGCCACCAACAACACCGGCTGCATCAACCGGCTCATCACCAAAGCCATCGACGCTTGGGGGCTGGATGATCTCGAGGCCATTGCAAAGCCAATCTACTGGCAAAACCCAACCATCCATGCCTTCCCCAGCCAGGGCCTCTGCGAGGAACAACTCTCGGCGTCACGCCTGCGAAGCCTCAAGCTCGGAGGCTGCATGATGCTCCCACCGCTGCACCAGCACGGCGCGCTCACCACGCTCGTCCTGCAAGACCTGCCGATGTCGACGCCTGAGTCGGCCTACGAAGGCATCTTCACCTCGTGCCCGCAGCTGCAGGTGCTTCACCTCATCTCCTGCCAATGCGTAGACGTCGGGGAGTTGATCGTGGACGCCCCCATGTCAGAGATGAGGGAGCTCGTTGTGGACAAATGCGACCTATTCACACGGATAGGCTTGTGGGCTCTTCCCAGGCTCGAGAGGCTAGCCTCCTTGGGAACCAGGGTGCGCTTCGAGTCCACCTCGTTTCCCTGCCTCAGGCAATGCAACATCGCACTGTGCCTAGGCGACAGACACGATCCAACTCGCCAGTACTTTGCGTCACGCACGAGGCTGAAGCTTGGCATGTTTCTGGGATGCACTCCGGACATAACCGACCTGGTTATTCGGTTCACTGGAGCTGATAGATGGATCGGGCCATCCAGTTCCTCCCCATCATCGTCAATGCTGCCCAgtctgaggcggttgctgATCGCCGACGTGCCGCGGTCCTGGGACGTCTCGTGgcctcgcctcctccttgagaCGGCGCCATGCCTGGAGATCCTTCATATCCACATCGCCCTGCCGGGCgaagaggaagatgaactCAGCGGCGAGATACCGTGGCAGCCCACCATGCTTGCCCACCATCATTTGAGGGAGTTTGTAATGGTTGGTTTCGAGGGGACGGTGAGGCAGCTTTACCTTGTCAGGTTTGTCTTGGGAGTATGCTGCACGGCGTTGCGCCATGTCGGTATGTTCAAGAAGGGGCAGGTTCGGGACAAGGGGCACTGGGACTGGGAGATGGTGACGCAGCAGCACTCAGAGTGGACCGACGAGGAGAAGGACAATACATTGAAGCAGATCATGACTGGGATTCCTTCTTGTTCCTCAACGGCATCTCAATTTCAACTAGTTTTAGTCTGA
- the LOC100834079 gene encoding calcium-dependent protein kinase 27, whose amino-acid sequence MAGEEDRPMTEYEKERLARIRENEARLQALGIRRIAASPLLQQPSAAVAAAAKRKQKDRSDDADEEYLPSDDGGGEEEEESSSASDQDVEEEEIKTSSRSRQKGKKKKLLNSRNSSTSTFREEDAPVTDFLDNDAALQQAIALSLAESSESSVTVMGAKTSSTGAKGRKGTPCKNNNTSIQDSSKNRKTKKQVRSRIQLSEDDVVAFFFSFDDAGKGYITPWDLERMANVNDFIWTDSEISNMIQCFDSDRDGKINLEDFRTIVSRCNMLQEPGK is encoded by the exons ATGGCGGGAGAAGAAGACCGGCCCATGACGGAGTACGAAAAGGAGCGGCTGGCGCGGATACGGGAGAACGAGGCCCGCCTCCAGGCCCTCGGCATCCGCCGCATAGCAGCTTCCCCCCTCCTCCAGcagccgtcggcggcggttgcggcCGCTGCTAAGAGAAAACAGAAGGACCGATCCGACGATGCGGACGAGGAGTACCTTCCGTctgacgacggcggcggcgaagaggaggaggagagctcATCGGCCAGCGACCAAGatgtcgaggaggaggagattaaGACTTCCTCTAGGTCTCGTCAAAAG ggaaagaaaaagaagctaTTGAACTCACGAAACTCTTCTACTAGTACATTTCGAGAAGAGGATGCTCCTGTCACAGATTTTCTGGATAATGATGCAGCCTTACAACAG GCCATTGCACTCTCTCTGGCAGAATCTTCAGAAAGTTCCGTGACAGTAATGGGTGCAAAAACTTCAAGCACAGGagcaaaaggaagaaaaggcaCTCCGTGCAAAAATAACAACACATCCATTCAGGACTCTTCTAAAAACAGGAAGACAAAGAAGCAG GTCAGGAGCAGAATACAACTATCCGAAGATGATGTGGTTGCATTCTTCTTCTCGTTTGATG ATGCTGGAAAAGGATATATCACACCCTGGGATCTTGAAAGAATGGCCAACGTAAATGATTTCATCTGGACAGATTCTGAGATATCTAACATGATCCAATGCTTCGATAGTGACAGAGATGGAAAG ATAAACCTTGAGGATTTCCGCACCATTGTATCCCGATGCAACATGTTGCAGGAGCCTGGGAAGTGA
- the LOC100844037 gene encoding uncharacterized protein LOC100844037 has translation MASLLCSQIKLNKAYFRRQVHGNGLTRLLNSLHWNALRSGHFKNLVLRCTKNLPWEASLPYASAEDDASIVMGTNVVDAIDTVEAPEIPILQSDQDVVEVKSVPSVQLMTFKLPMWLLGPSVLLVTGIVPTLWLPLPSVFLGPNIAGLLSLVGLDCIFNMGAMLFFLMADACGRPENNSFDLARQIPTSYRLWNLVASILGFVVPLALLFASHRGTLQPHLPFIPFSVLLGPYLLLLSVQMLTEMLTWHWKSPVWLVAPVVYEGYRVLQLMRGLQLADEIAAPGWMVQSLRGLVSWWVLVLGIQLMRVAWFAGLNFASNSSYRSSDGMNK, from the coding sequence ATGGCTTCTTTGCTCTGTTCACAGATAAAATTGAACAAAGCATATTTTAGGAGGCAGGTTCATGGGAATGGGCTTACCAGATTGCTCAATTCTCTTCACTGGAACGCCCTGCGGTCAGGGCATTTTAAAAATCTTGTATTGCGATGCACTAAGAATTTGCCTTGGGAGGCCTCGCTTCCATATGCTTCCGCAGAGGATGATGCTAGCATTGTTATGGGAACAAATGTTGTTGACGCTATTGATACAGTGGAAGCTCCAGAAATTCCAATCCTCCAGAGTGATCAGGACGTTGTGGAGGTGAAAAGTGTACCATCTGTGCAGCTAATGACATTTAAACTACCAATGTGGCTGTTAGGGCCTTCGGTTCTGTTGGTTACTGGTATAGTTCCAACTTTATGGCTGCCGTTGCCTTCAGTGTTTCTTGGTCCTAACATTGCTGGACTTCTATCCCTAGTGGGGCTGGACTGCATTTTTAACATGGGAGCAATGCTGTTCTTCCTTATGGCCGATGCATGTGGGCGTCCAGAGAACAATTCATTCGACCTGGCAAGGCAAATCCCAACTTCTTACAGGTTGTGGAATCTGGTTGCCAGCATACTAGGCTTTGTTGTCCCTTTGGCTCTGCTTTTTGCATCTCATCGGGGAACTCTTCAGCCACATCTACCATTCATTCCGTTCTCGGTGCTTCTTGGGCCATACCTTTTACTCCTTTCGGTACAGATGCTGACTGAGATGCTTACATGGCACTGGAAATCgcctgtttggttggtggcTCCTGTCGTTTACGAGGGTTATCGGGTGCTACAGCTGATGAGGGGCCTTCAGTTGGCTGATGAGATCGCTGCGCCTGGGTGGATGGTGCAGAGTCTTCGCGGTTTGGTGTCTTGGTGGGTGCTTGTCCTTGGGATTCAATTGATGCGCGTTGCTTGGTTTGCTGGGCTCAATTTTGCAAGTAATTCAAGTTATAGATCGAGTGATGGTATGAACAAGTAG
- the LOC100833770 gene encoding probable LRR receptor-like serine/threonine-protein kinase At1g63430: MAEQSCRPIGHHRRWLLGVAVKCNFRGCCFFPPRDQVNTSLPCEQSLLLFCSNSTMEKLLEVSRRLVMLLGCVLLIAPSGSGSSVLDDVAALLAFKKAIIEDPLSKLSDWNPTEPDPCAWSGVTCSPDNRVEILNLSSSSLTGFLAPDIGSLSSLQKLTLDNNTLVGSIPREIGKLKNLTVLDLSTNQLVGPIPREIGDMQKTTKIDLHVNWLNGAIPPELVKLTNLVELRLSNNSLTGTIPASNDSIMVSTNREDQIGLCRLSQLTDIDLSYNFLDGDVPTCLRKIERSSMVGNCFQNNDIINRPVQQCENSKDGDKDNTIGGSGQKSLLQPLWLLILEVLTGISLLTILSLCVITFLRRRNARSSGNSVPWTRAISWKENTVISIDDDFLGNVPKISRQELAEACEDFSNIIGSSHETVVYKGTMKDGREIAVVSLSVSVHYWTNYIELYFQKEVVEVARLSHENVAKMVGYSKDSNPFSRMLVFEYPANGTLYEHLHDGEGCQLSWPRRMKIALSIARVLRHLHTELQPPFAVATLTSSSVYLTEDFSPKIIDFERWRALVAKPVFGNGCVVNGNGGPFNGIMDSRHIRFMDVQANTFAFGVILLELISGKASLSKDTGDLLDWAREHLDQPEEFSKLVDPKLQSVSQENLGIICNAVNLCIDSEPSRRPSMNMIAAILEEGVDTSTATALRSSSLAWAQAELAIS; encoded by the exons ATGGCAGAACAAAGC TGCAGGCCAATAGGCCATCATCGTCGATGGCTGCTTGGCGTGGCCGTTAAGTGCAACTTCCGCGGCTGCTGCTTCTTTCCACCTCGCGACCAAGTGAATACGAGCTTGCCATGTGAACAAAGCCTCCTACTCTTCTGCTCCAACTCGACGATGGAGAAGCTGCTCGAGGTCTCCCGCCGCCTGGTCATGCTGCTCGGCTGCGTGCTCCTCATCGCGCCTTCTGGTTCTGGATCCTCTGTCTTGGACGACG TGGCTGCGCTGCTTGCCTTCAAGAAGGCCATCATCGAGGACCCTCTTTCCAAGCTGTCGGACTGGAATCCCACAGAGCCGGATCCTTGTGCCTGGTCCGGCGTGACCTGCTCGCCGGACAACCGTGTGGAGATTCT AAATTTATCAAGTTCATCTCTCACAGGATTCCTGGCACCAGATATTGGATCCCTGAGTTCTTTGCAAAAACT TACATTGGATAACAATACACTCGTGGGCTCAATACCGAGAGAAATTGGCAAGTTAAAGAATCTTACTGTGCTGGACCTCAGTACAAATCAACTAGTGGGTCCTATTCCAAGAGAGATCGGTGACATGCAAAAGACCACAAAAAT AGACCTTCACGTGAATTGGTTGAATGGTGCTATCCCTCCTGAGCTTGTCAAGTTGACAAACCTTGTGGAGCTACGATTGAGTAATAATAGTCTTACAGGGACTATTCCTGCAAGTAATGACTCGATCAT GGTGTCGACCAACAGAGAAGATCAAATTGGTTTGTGTCGGTTGTCTCAGTTAACTGACATAGACCTCTCATATAACTTTTTGGATGGAGATGTTCCTACATGTTTGAGGAAAATCGAAAG ATCAAGCATGGTAGGAAATTGCTTCCAGAACAATGACATAATAAACCGTCCTGTCCAGCAAT GTGAAAACAGCAAGGATGGAGATAAAGACAACACTATTGGTGGGAGTGGGCAGAAAAGCTTGCTTCAACCCCTTTGGCTTCTCATTCTGGAAGTTCTCACAGGAATTTCATTGCTTACTATTTTAAGCCTTTGTGTCATCACTTTTCTCAGAAGACGCAATGCTAGATCCTCCGGGAATAGTGTTCCATGGACAAGAGCTATAAGCTGGAAGGAAAACACCGTGATTTCAATTG ATGACGACTTCCTTGGAAATGTGCCAAAAATAAGCCGGCAAGAGCTCGCGGAAGCTTGTGAAGATTTCAGCAACATAATTGGGTCTTCCCATGAGACAGTAGTGTACAAAGGAACTATGAAGGATGGCCGGGAAATCGCTGTCGTCTCTCTATCTGTTTCAGTACATTACTGGACGAATTACATCGAGCTTTACTTTCAGAAGGAG GTTGTAGAAGTGGCCAGATTGAGTCATGAAAATGTGGCGAAGATGGTGGGATACTCCAAGGACTCTAATCCGTTCTCGAGAATGCTAGTCTTTGAGTACCCAGCAAATGGCACGCTCTATGAGCATCTTCACG ACGGGGAAGGATGCCAGCTATCTTGGCCCAGGCGGATGAAGATAGCGCTCAGCATCGCCCGCGTCCTCAGACACCTGCACACCGAGCTGCAACCTCCATTTGCCGTCGCCACGCTGACCTCCAGTTCAGTCTACCTAACTGAAGATTTCTCACCAAAG ataatcgatttcgagagGTGGAGAGCTCTCGTTGCCAAACCAGTTTTCGGCAACGGCTGCGTCGTCAACGGGAACGGGGGGCCTTTCAATGGCATCATGGATTCCCGGCACATCCGTTTCATGGACGTCCAGGCCAACACATTCGCCTTCGGGGTGATTCTGCTGGAGCTAATAAGCGGCAAAGCCTCGCTCTCCAAAGATACAGGAGACCTGTTGGACTGG GCGAGGGAGCACTTGGACCAGCCCGAGGAGTTCAGCAAGCTGGTGGACCCCAAGCTGCAGAGCGTGAGCCAGGAGAACCTGGGCATCATCTGCAACGCTGTGAACCTCTGCATCGACTCCGAGCCGTCGCGGAGGCCCTCCATGAACATGATCGCGGCCATCCTCGAAGAAGGCGTCGACACGTCGACGGCCACCGCGCTCAGGAGTTCGTCATTGGCGTGGGCACAGGCGGAGCTGGCCATCTCGTAG
- the LOC100844334 gene encoding peroxisomal membrane protein 11-4 gives MSAGDTLDKLVVFLAKRDGIDKLVKTYQYVSKLAHWAAESSHPDLARRAKNWETAAGLSRKVFRSGRSLTGFNTLRRSPGEFGALAVLANAGEMVYFFFDHFTWLSRVGVLEPWLARRMSFVSAFGESVGYVFFIAMDFIMLRRGIRQERKLLREGGGGKEKEGELSKIRTDRVMRLMGTAANLADLVIAIADIEPNPFCNHAVTLGISGLVSAWAGWYRNWPS, from the coding sequence ATGAGCGCCGGCGACACGCTGGACAAGCTGGTGGTCTTCCTCGCGAAGCGCGACGGCATCGACAAGCTGGTCAAGACGTACCAGTACGTGTCCAAGCTCGCGCACTGGGCCGCCGAGTCGTCCCACCCGGACCTCGCGCGGCGCGCCAAGAACtgggagacggcggccgggCTCAGCCGCAAGGTGTTCCGGTCCGGCCGCTCCCTCACGGGCTTCAACACCCTGCGGCGCTCCCCGGGGGAGTTCGGGGCGCTCGCCGTGCTCGCCAACGCCGGCGAGATGGTCTACTTCTTCTTCGACCACTTCACGTGGCTCTCGCGCGTGGGCGTGCTGGAGCCCTGGCTCGCGCGCCGCATGAGCTTCGTGTCGGCGTTCGGCGAGTCCGTCGGCTACGTGTTCTTCATCGCCATGGACTTCATCATGCTCAGGAGGGGGATCAGGCAGGAGAGGAAGCTGCTcagggagggcggcggcggcaaggagaAGGAGGGCGAGCTGAGCAAGATCcggacggatcgggtgatgCGGCTCATGGGGACGGCGGCTAACCTCGCCGACCTGGTCATTGCCATCGCGGACATCGAGCCCAACCCGTTCTGCAACCACGCCGTCACCTTGGGGATTAGTGGGCTCGTTTCCGCGTGGGCCGGATGGTACAGAAACTGGCCGTCGTGA
- the LOC100843224 gene encoding vesicle-associated protein 1-2 isoform X2, with translation MGSDSKELLGIEPLELRFPFETKKQISCSMQLTNRTDDYIAFKVKTTSPKKYCVRPNSGIVPPRSTSDVIVTMQALKEAPPDMQCKDKFLVQSAVVREGTAVKDITGEMFKKESGNVVDEVKLKVVYVQPPRPPSPVREGSEEGSSPRPSWSDGGNMNYQDATRETDEPPLFSDIRAQKEPEGMTSETSALISRLTEERNSAVQQNNQLRKELDLVRREISKHDGGFPLVFVVVIALLGILLGFVMKR, from the exons ATGGGCTCCGACTCCAAGGAGTTGCTCGGGATCGAGCCCCTCGAGCTCCGCTTCCCCT TTGAGACGAAGAAGCAGATCTCGTGCTCTATGCAGCTAACGAACAGAACGGATGACTACATCGCCTTTAAG GTCAAGACAACTAGCCCTAAGAAGTACTGTGTTCGGCCGAATAGCGGCATTGTGCCACCACGGTCCACCAGCGATGTCATCG TGACAATGCAAGCACTAAAAGAGGCGCCGCCAGACATGCAGTGCAAGGACAAGTTTCTCGTGCAGAGTGCTGTGGTGAGGGAGGGTACAGCAGTCAAGGATATTACTGGAGAGATG TTTAAAAAAGAATCAGGTAATGTGGTGGATGAGGTGAAGCTGAAGGTTGTCTATGTGCAACCACCCCGACCACCATCGCCTGTGCGGGAGGGATCTGAAGAGGGTTCGTCGCCTCGGCCTTCATGGTCAGATGGGGGCAACATGAATTATCAAGAT GCAACAAGGGAAACTGATGAGCCACCATTGTTCTCT GATATAAGAGCGCAGAAGGAACCAGAAGGGATGACCTCTGAG ACATCTGCTTTGATTTCAAGATTAACTGAAGAGAGAAACTCTGCTGTTCAGCAGAACAATCAGCTTCGCAAGGAACTG GACCTTGTGAGGAGGGAAATCAGCAAGCATGATGGCGGTTTCCCATTGGTGTTTGTGGTTGTCATTGCTCTGCTGGGAATTCTACTGGGATTTGTCATGAAAAGATAG
- the LOC100843224 gene encoding vesicle-associated protein 1-2 isoform X1 → MGSDSKELLGIEPLELRFPFETKKQISCSMQLTNRTDDYIAFKVKTTSPKKYCVRPNSGIVPPRSTSDVIGSVYSHNLPANSLGCFVIFGLGIDNFCDFIVTMQALKEAPPDMQCKDKFLVQSAVVREGTAVKDITGEMFKKESGNVVDEVKLKVVYVQPPRPPSPVREGSEEGSSPRPSWSDGGNMNYQDATRETDEPPLFSDIRAQKEPEGMTSETSALISRLTEERNSAVQQNNQLRKELDLVRREISKHDGGFPLVFVVVIALLGILLGFVMKR, encoded by the exons ATGGGCTCCGACTCCAAGGAGTTGCTCGGGATCGAGCCCCTCGAGCTCCGCTTCCCCT TTGAGACGAAGAAGCAGATCTCGTGCTCTATGCAGCTAACGAACAGAACGGATGACTACATCGCCTTTAAG GTCAAGACAACTAGCCCTAAGAAGTACTGTGTTCGGCCGAATAGCGGCATTGTGCCACCACGGTCCACCAGCGATGTCATCGGTAGTGTTTATTCCCATAACCTTCCAGCAAATTCACTTGGATGCTTTGTTATCTTTGGACTAGGAATTGACAATTTCTGTGATTTCATAGTGACAATGCAAGCACTAAAAGAGGCGCCGCCAGACATGCAGTGCAAGGACAAGTTTCTCGTGCAGAGTGCTGTGGTGAGGGAGGGTACAGCAGTCAAGGATATTACTGGAGAGATG TTTAAAAAAGAATCAGGTAATGTGGTGGATGAGGTGAAGCTGAAGGTTGTCTATGTGCAACCACCCCGACCACCATCGCCTGTGCGGGAGGGATCTGAAGAGGGTTCGTCGCCTCGGCCTTCATGGTCAGATGGGGGCAACATGAATTATCAAGAT GCAACAAGGGAAACTGATGAGCCACCATTGTTCTCT GATATAAGAGCGCAGAAGGAACCAGAAGGGATGACCTCTGAG ACATCTGCTTTGATTTCAAGATTAACTGAAGAGAGAAACTCTGCTGTTCAGCAGAACAATCAGCTTCGCAAGGAACTG GACCTTGTGAGGAGGGAAATCAGCAAGCATGATGGCGGTTTCCCATTGGTGTTTGTGGTTGTCATTGCTCTGCTGGGAATTCTACTGGGATTTGTCATGAAAAGATAG